The Klebsiella sp. RHBSTW-00484 genome includes a window with the following:
- the menA gene encoding 1,4-dihydroxy-2-naphthoate polyprenyltransferase has protein sequence MTEQPINKTQAWLESLRPKTLPLAFAAIIVGSALAWHQGSFDPWVALLAIITAGLLQILSNLANDYGDAVKGSDKPDRIGPLRGMQKGAITQAQMKRALILTVVLICLSGLALLFSAWQTMADFIGFMVLGVLAIVAAITYTVGTRPYGYIGLGDISVLVFFGWLSVVGSWYLQAHSIEAVIFLPATACGLLAAAVLNINNLRDIDSDRDNGKNTLAVRLGPVNARRYHACLLIGAPLCLALFNLISLHNPWGWLFLLATPLLVKQARFVMREREPVAMRPMLERTVKGALLTNLLFVIGIILSKLAG, from the coding sequence ATGACTGAACAACCGATAAACAAAACCCAGGCCTGGCTGGAAAGCCTGCGCCCCAAAACGTTACCTCTGGCCTTTGCCGCCATCATTGTCGGCTCCGCTCTTGCCTGGCATCAGGGCAGTTTCGATCCCTGGGTTGCCCTGCTGGCAATAATTACTGCGGGCTTACTGCAAATACTCTCCAACCTCGCCAATGATTATGGCGATGCGGTAAAAGGTAGCGACAAACCTGACCGCATCGGTCCCCTGCGCGGTATGCAGAAAGGGGCGATTACTCAGGCACAAATGAAACGCGCGTTAATTCTGACCGTGGTGCTGATTTGCCTCTCTGGCCTGGCGCTGCTGTTCTCAGCCTGGCAAACCATGGCCGACTTTATCGGCTTTATGGTGCTTGGCGTGCTGGCAATTGTTGCCGCCATCACCTACACCGTCGGCACCCGACCTTACGGATACATTGGTCTCGGCGATATTTCCGTGCTGGTTTTCTTCGGCTGGCTTAGCGTTGTCGGAAGCTGGTACCTTCAGGCGCACAGCATTGAAGCGGTCATTTTCTTACCCGCGACCGCCTGCGGCCTGCTGGCTGCTGCGGTATTAAATATTAATAACCTGCGCGATATCGACAGCGATCGTGATAACGGCAAAAACACCCTCGCCGTGCGTCTGGGGCCGGTTAACGCTCGCCGCTACCATGCCTGTCTCCTCATTGGCGCTCCGCTGTGCCTGGCGCTGTTTAATCTCATCTCGCTGCATAATCCCTGGGGTTGGCTGTTCCTGCTGGCTACGCCGCTGCTGGTTAAGCAGGCGCGTTTTGTGATGCGCGAGCGCGAGCCTGTGGCCATGCGCCCGATGCTGGAAAGAACGGTAAAAGGCGCGCTGCTGACCAACCTGCTGTTTGTTATCGGAATTATTCTCAGCAAGCTGGCAGGTTAA
- the rraA gene encoding ribonuclease E activity regulator RraA, producing MKYDTSELCDIYQEDVNVVEPLFSNFGGRSSFGGQIITVKCFEDNGLLYDMLEQNGRGHILLIDGGGSVRRALIDADLARLAVQNEWEGLVVYGAVRQVDDLEEMDIGIQALAAIPVGAAGEGIGESDVRVNFGGVTFFSGDHLYADNTGIILSEDALDIE from the coding sequence ATGAAATACGATACTTCCGAGCTTTGTGACATCTACCAGGAGGATGTCAACGTCGTGGAACCTCTGTTCTCCAACTTTGGGGGACGGTCGTCGTTTGGTGGACAAATCATCACGGTGAAATGTTTCGAGGATAACGGGTTGCTCTACGATATGCTTGAGCAGAACGGCCGTGGTCATATCCTGTTAATCGATGGCGGTGGTTCCGTTCGACGCGCATTAATCGACGCCGACCTGGCGCGTCTGGCCGTGCAAAACGAATGGGAAGGGTTAGTGGTCTATGGCGCAGTGCGCCAGGTTGACGATCTGGAGGAGATGGATATCGGCATCCAGGCGCTGGCCGCCATTCCCGTGGGAGCCGCAGGTGAAGGCATCGGCGAAAGCGACGTTCGCGTCAACTTCGGCGGCGTCACCTTCTTCTCTGGTGACCATCTGTACGCTGATAATACCGGGATAATCCTCTCAGAGGATGCTCTGGATATTGAGTAA
- the pfkA gene encoding 6-phosphofructokinase produces the protein MIKKIGVLTSGGDAPGMNAAIRGVVRAALTEGLEVFGIYDGYLGLYEDRMVQLDRYSVSDMINRGGTFLGSARFPEFREEHIRAVALENMKKRGLDALVVIGGDGSYMGAVRLTEMGFPCIGLPGTIDNDIKGTDYTIGFFTALSTVVEAIDRLRDTSSSHQRISVVEVMGRYCGDLTLAAAISGGCEFVMVPEVDYTRDDLVTEIKAGIAKGKKHAIVAITEHMCDIHELADYIEKETGRETRATVLGHIQRGGSPVPYDRILASRMGAYAIDLLLQGFGGRCVGIQNEKLVHHDIIDAIESMKRPFKSDWLDCAKKLY, from the coding sequence ATGATTAAGAAAATCGGTGTGTTGACAAGTGGCGGTGATGCGCCGGGCATGAACGCAGCAATTCGTGGCGTTGTGCGCGCGGCATTAACGGAAGGTCTGGAAGTTTTTGGAATCTATGACGGTTACCTCGGCCTGTATGAAGATCGTATGGTTCAGCTTGACCGCTATAGCGTTTCCGACATGATCAACCGTGGCGGCACCTTCCTGGGGTCAGCGCGCTTCCCGGAATTTCGCGAAGAACACATTCGCGCAGTTGCTCTTGAGAATATGAAAAAACGCGGCCTGGATGCGCTGGTCGTTATCGGTGGTGACGGTTCTTATATGGGCGCTGTGCGCCTGACTGAAATGGGCTTCCCGTGCATCGGTTTGCCGGGCACTATCGACAACGATATTAAAGGTACTGACTACACTATCGGTTTCTTTACTGCGCTGAGCACCGTTGTTGAGGCGATTGACCGCCTGCGTGATACTTCTTCCTCTCACCAACGTATTTCCGTTGTTGAAGTGATGGGCCGTTACTGCGGCGACCTGACCCTGGCAGCAGCAATCTCCGGCGGCTGTGAATTCGTCATGGTTCCTGAAGTTGACTACACCCGTGATGATCTGGTGACAGAAATTAAAGCCGGTATCGCTAAAGGGAAAAAACACGCTATTGTGGCCATTACTGAACATATGTGCGATATCCACGAACTGGCTGATTACATTGAGAAAGAGACCGGTCGTGAAACCCGTGCAACCGTACTGGGTCACATCCAGCGCGGTGGCTCCCCGGTTCCTTATGACCGTATTCTGGCATCCCGTATGGGCGCATATGCTATCGACCTGCTGCTGCAGGGCTTTGGCGGTCGCTGTGTTGGTATTCAGAATGAGAAGCTGGTTCATCACGATATCATCGACGCCATCGAAAGCATGAAGCGTCCGTTCAAAAGTGACTGGTTGGATTGCGCTAAGAAGCTGTACTAA
- the fieF gene encoding CDF family cation-efflux transporter FieF (FieF, a metal efflux transporter, is a member of the CDF (cation diffusion facilitator) family of transporters.), with amino-acid sequence MNQSYGQLVSRAAIAATVMASALLLIKIFAWWYTGSVSILAALVDSLVDIAASLTNLLVVRYSLQPADEEHTFGHGKAESLAALAQSMFISGSALFLFLTGIQHLVRPEPMQAAGVGMIVTLVALISTLVLVTFQRWVVRKTQSQAVRADMLHYQSDVMMNGAILVALGLSWYGWHRADALFALGIGVYILYSALRMAYDAVQSLLDRALPDEERQDIINIVTAWPGVSGAHDLRTRQSGPTRFIQIHLEMEDNLPLVQAHVIADQVEQAILHRFPGSDVIIHQDPCSVVPLAQQGIL; translated from the coding sequence ATGAATCAATCCTATGGGCAGCTGGTGAGCCGTGCGGCTATTGCGGCAACGGTGATGGCCTCTGCGTTACTTTTGATCAAAATTTTTGCGTGGTGGTATACCGGCTCAGTGAGTATTCTGGCGGCGTTGGTTGATTCGCTAGTCGATATTGCCGCCTCGTTAACCAATCTGTTAGTCGTGCGTTATTCGCTACAACCTGCCGATGAAGAACATACCTTTGGCCATGGTAAGGCGGAGTCGCTGGCCGCGCTGGCACAAAGTATGTTTATTTCCGGCTCGGCATTATTTCTGTTCCTGACCGGTATTCAGCACCTGGTGCGCCCTGAACCGATGCAGGCGGCGGGGGTCGGGATGATTGTGACGCTCGTTGCGTTGATAAGCACTCTGGTATTGGTGACGTTCCAGCGCTGGGTGGTGAGAAAAACCCAAAGTCAGGCAGTACGGGCGGATATGCTTCATTATCAGTCTGATGTTATGATGAACGGCGCAATTCTGGTGGCGCTCGGCCTCTCGTGGTATGGCTGGCACCGTGCCGATGCGCTGTTTGCATTGGGCATTGGCGTCTATATTTTATATAGCGCGCTGCGCATGGCTTATGACGCCGTCCAGTCGTTATTAGACCGCGCGCTTCCTGATGAGGAACGCCAGGACATTATCAATATCGTGACCGCATGGCCCGGAGTCAGCGGGGCGCACGATCTACGAACACGGCAGTCAGGGCCGACTCGCTTTATTCAGATACATTTGGAAATGGAAGATAATCTCCCGCTGGTTCAGGCTCATGTGATTGCTGACCAGGTGGAGCAGGCGATTCTGCACCGTTTTCCGGGTTCTGATGTGATTATTCATCAGGATCCGTGCTCTGTGGTGCCGTTAGCACAGCAGGGTATTTTATGA
- the cpxP gene encoding cell-envelope stress modulator CpxP: MRNVIAAVMASTLVLSAYSQAAEVVTSVNWLPGDVGAQRSGQSHMFDGISLTEHQRQQLRDLMHRARHDRLPVNVSEMETMHSLVTAENFDENAVRAQADKMAQEQVARQVEMAKVRNQMYHLLTPEQQAVLNAKHQQRMDQLREVARMQKGSAMMLSSSSNTLQPQ, translated from the coding sequence ATGCGCAATGTTATCGCTGCCGTCATGGCCTCAACGCTGGTGCTAAGTGCATATAGCCAGGCTGCTGAAGTCGTCACCAGCGTTAACTGGCTACCTGGAGATGTCGGGGCCCAGCGCAGCGGCCAGAGCCATATGTTTGACGGCATAAGTTTAACCGAACACCAACGACAGCAGTTACGTGATCTTATGCACCGGGCACGCCACGACAGGCTACCCGTTAATGTTAGCGAAATGGAGACAATGCATAGCCTTGTCACCGCAGAAAATTTTGATGAAAACGCTGTACGCGCTCAGGCAGATAAGATGGCGCAGGAACAGGTTGCCCGCCAGGTTGAAATGGCAAAAGTTCGCAACCAGATGTACCACCTGTTAACGCCCGAGCAGCAAGCGGTTTTAAATGCTAAGCACCAGCAACGAATGGATCAGTTGCGTGAGGTTGCAAGGATGCAAAAAGGCTCAGCGATGATGCTTTCCAGTAGTAGCAATACCCTGCAACCCCAGTAA
- the cpxR gene encoding envelope stress response regulator transcription factor CpxR, whose amino-acid sequence MNKILLVDDDRELTSLLKELLDMEGFNVLVAHDGEQALALLDDSVDLLLLDVMMPKKNGIDTLKELRQTHQTPVIMLTARGSELDRVLGLELGADDYLPKPFNDRELVARIRAILRRSHWSEQQQTTEAGSPTLEVDALSLNPGRQEASFDGQTLELTGTEFTLLYLLAQHLGQVVSREHLSQEVLGKRLTPFDRAIDMHISNLRRKLPERKDGHPWFKTLRGRGYLMVSAS is encoded by the coding sequence ATGAATAAAATCCTGTTAGTAGATGATGACCGGGAGCTCACCTCCCTGTTAAAAGAGCTGCTCGATATGGAAGGTTTTAATGTGCTTGTCGCCCATGACGGGGAACAGGCGCTGGCCCTTCTTGACGACAGCGTCGATTTACTTTTGCTTGATGTGATGATGCCGAAGAAAAACGGTATCGATACGCTCAAAGAGTTGCGTCAGACACACCAGACCCCGGTTATCATGCTAACGGCCCGCGGCAGCGAGCTGGATCGCGTTCTTGGCCTTGAGCTGGGCGCGGACGATTATTTGCCTAAGCCGTTCAACGATCGCGAGCTGGTGGCGCGTATACGCGCTATTCTGCGCCGTTCCCACTGGAGCGAGCAGCAGCAAACGACTGAAGCCGGTTCACCGACGCTGGAAGTCGATGCCCTAAGCCTCAACCCGGGTCGCCAGGAAGCCAGCTTCGATGGACAGACGCTGGAACTGACCGGCACCGAGTTCACCCTGCTGTACCTGCTGGCGCAGCATCTCGGCCAGGTCGTGTCGCGTGAGCACTTGAGCCAGGAAGTGCTGGGCAAACGTCTAACGCCGTTTGACCGCGCTATCGATATGCACATCTCCAACTTGCGGCGTAAGCTGCCAGAGCGCAAAGACGGCCATCCGTGGTTTAAAACTCTGCGCGGACGCGGCTATCTGATGGTATCGGCTTCATGA
- the cpxA gene encoding envelope stress sensor histidine kinase CpxA produces MIGSLTARIFAIFWLTLALVLMLVLMLPKLDSRQMTELLESEQRQGIMIEQHVEAELATDPPNDLMWWRRLFRAIDKWAPPGQRLLLVTSEGRVIGAERNEMQIIRNFIGQADNADHPQKKRYGRLEMVGPFSVRDGEDNYQLYLIRPANTSQSDFINLLFDRPLLLLIVTMLVSAPLLLWLAWSLAKPARKLKNAADEVAQGNLRQHPELEAGPQEFLAAGTSFNQMVTALERMMTSQHRLLSDISHELRTPLTRLQLGTALLRRRSGESKELERIEMEAHRLDSMINDLLVMSRNQANNALVSETVKANQLWGEVLDNAAFEAEQVGKSFTVEYPPGPWPLYGNPNALESALENIVRNALRYSHTKISVSFSVDKDGITVNVDDDGPGVSPEDREQIFRPFYRTDEARDRESGGTGLGLAIVEAAIQQHRGWVKADDSPLGGLRLTIWLPLYKRS; encoded by the coding sequence ATGATTGGAAGTTTAACCGCACGCATCTTCGCTATTTTCTGGCTCACGCTGGCATTGGTGTTGATGCTGGTTCTGATGCTGCCCAAGCTGGACTCGCGCCAGATGACCGAGCTGCTGGAGAGCGAGCAACGTCAGGGCATCATGATTGAACAGCACGTCGAGGCCGAACTGGCGACCGATCCGCCAAACGACCTGATGTGGTGGCGTCGTCTGTTTCGTGCCATCGATAAGTGGGCTCCGCCGGGCCAGCGCTTGCTGCTGGTGACCAGCGAAGGACGCGTTATCGGTGCTGAACGCAACGAGATGCAGATTATCCGCAACTTTATCGGCCAGGCGGATAACGCCGACCATCCGCAGAAAAAGCGCTATGGTCGTCTGGAAATGGTCGGGCCCTTTTCCGTGCGGGATGGCGAAGATAACTACCAGCTCTATCTGATCCGCCCTGCCAACACGTCTCAATCAGACTTTATCAATCTGCTCTTTGACCGGCCGTTATTGCTGCTGATCGTCACGATGTTAGTCAGCGCCCCGCTGCTGCTATGGCTCGCATGGAGTCTGGCTAAGCCCGCGCGTAAGCTAAAAAACGCCGCCGATGAAGTCGCCCAGGGCAACTTGCGTCAACATCCGGAACTGGAAGCCGGCCCGCAGGAGTTTTTAGCCGCCGGGACCAGCTTTAACCAGATGGTGACCGCGCTGGAACGCATGATGACCAGCCAGCATCGTCTGCTGTCCGACATCTCCCACGAGCTGCGCACGCCGTTGACGCGCCTGCAGTTAGGCACCGCATTGCTGCGCCGCCGCAGTGGGGAGAGCAAAGAACTGGAGCGCATCGAAATGGAAGCGCACCGGCTGGACAGCATGATCAACGATCTGCTGGTGATGTCGCGTAATCAGGCTAACAACGCGTTGGTCAGCGAGACGGTAAAAGCTAATCAGCTTTGGGGTGAAGTGCTGGATAACGCCGCATTTGAAGCCGAGCAGGTAGGGAAATCGTTCACTGTGGAGTATCCGCCAGGGCCGTGGCCGCTGTACGGTAACCCCAATGCGCTGGAAAGCGCGCTGGAGAATATCGTGCGTAACGCGCTGCGCTACTCGCATACGAAGATTTCAGTGAGTTTCTCGGTGGATAAAGACGGGATTACGGTGAACGTCGATGACGACGGTCCGGGCGTCAGTCCGGAAGATCGCGAACAGATTTTCCGTCCGTTTTACCGGACCGACGAGGCGCGCGATCGCGAGTCTGGCGGTACCGGCCTGGGGCTGGCGATTGTTGAAGCCGCCATTCAGCAGCACCGCGGTTGGGTGAAAGCCGACGACAGCCCGCTGGGCGGTTTACGCTTAACCATCTGGCTGCCGCTGTACAAACGTTCATAA
- a CDS encoding MFS transporter, with product MNKWARLCFLILGGGTIFKLSSMKDVFYVPMQNDWGLTNTQIGLSFTVYTIVQTAGLFLSLYIADRYSKKILLPFGLIGVGLCGLYLSTLPSFTGYLVCFAAMAFFADVVYWPVLLKAVRLLGTQEEQGRMFGFLEAGRGVVDVIVASGALFVFVHFGEGKAGMQAGLLFYTVITLVAGIITYFIVDNDQIKGGENANANVEVIRGIKHVLSCPNVWLAALGIFFVYAAYCGLTYFIPFLKDIYMLPVALVGAYGIINQYALKMVGGPIGGLLADKVAKSPTVYLKWTFLISAIAMIIFMQLPHQSMNVYVGMAATLGFGAIIFSQRAIFFAPMDEIGTPREYAGSAMAFGCIIGYMPAMFAYTLYGWLLDTHSGITGYNYVFSVMVAFSLMGFVCSTLLVKRIKKQKLTATTAAA from the coding sequence ATGAACAAATGGGCACGGCTGTGCTTTTTGATTTTGGGGGGAGGCACAATATTCAAGCTCTCCAGTATGAAGGATGTATTTTATGTGCCAATGCAAAATGACTGGGGATTAACAAATACGCAAATTGGTCTAAGCTTTACGGTATATACAATCGTTCAGACCGCAGGGCTTTTTCTCTCACTATATATCGCGGATCGTTACTCTAAAAAGATACTATTACCCTTTGGTTTAATCGGTGTTGGGTTGTGCGGTCTGTATTTATCGACTTTGCCGTCCTTCACCGGGTATCTGGTCTGTTTTGCCGCCATGGCCTTTTTTGCTGATGTAGTTTATTGGCCGGTCTTGCTGAAAGCGGTTCGCTTGCTCGGTACGCAAGAAGAGCAGGGACGTATGTTTGGCTTTTTAGAGGCCGGACGCGGTGTGGTGGATGTTATTGTTGCCTCCGGTGCGCTATTTGTTTTTGTCCATTTCGGCGAAGGAAAAGCGGGCATGCAGGCCGGCCTGTTGTTTTATACGGTAATCACTTTAGTCGCGGGCATTATTACCTACTTTATCGTCGATAATGACCAGATAAAAGGCGGTGAAAACGCCAATGCCAATGTTGAAGTGATAAGAGGTATCAAACATGTTTTGTCCTGCCCGAATGTCTGGCTGGCTGCCCTTGGTATCTTCTTCGTATACGCTGCTTATTGTGGGCTGACGTACTTTATCCCGTTCCTGAAAGATATCTATATGCTGCCGGTCGCGTTGGTTGGGGCGTACGGCATTATTAACCAGTATGCGTTGAAAATGGTCGGTGGGCCGATTGGGGGATTGCTGGCTGATAAGGTTGCCAAGTCACCCACAGTTTATCTGAAGTGGACGTTCCTGATCTCTGCTATCGCCATGATTATCTTTATGCAGCTGCCCCATCAGTCTATGAATGTGTACGTGGGAATGGCGGCAACGTTAGGATTTGGGGCGATTATTTTCTCGCAGCGCGCCATTTTCTTCGCACCAATGGATGAGATTGGCACACCGCGTGAGTATGCTGGTTCTGCCATGGCCTTTGGCTGCATTATTGGTTATATGCCAGCGATGTTTGCCTATACGCTGTATGGCTGGCTGCTGGACACCCACAGCGGCATCACTGGCTATAACTACGTTTTTAGCGTGATGGTTGCGTTCAGCTTAATGGGGTTTGTCTGCTCGACGCTGCTGGTTAAGCGGATTAAGAAGCAAAAACTCACTGCAACAACTGCAGCAGCATAA
- a CDS encoding sugar phosphate isomerase/epimerase family protein, which yields MENMNRERLAERAKNIQLYLHAYAFHLNMRYERILPGDLLDIAHQQELKGVKVHVEDGESQALQKMNSQQLQCFKEKAANYGLDIHIETSASDRETLADAIRIAQATGATSVRFYPRYEGYLKDVLEKIASDIAWLSQFDDCGLSFTIEQHEDLQGHELVALVRNSGMQNLSILFDFGNMINANEQPLAALEVMSPLITQVHIKDARIIKEGKGWGHEACRSGYGDLPMKEMLRALLLLGEDKPQVLSFGLEEEVEYYAPAFRFDDEGDNPWIPWREASYTPLPDTHLVDARLAQEKEHALSQIKYIRDLCDDFINI from the coding sequence ATGGAAAATATGAATAGAGAACGTCTTGCTGAACGAGCCAAAAATATACAGCTCTATCTCCATGCTTATGCTTTTCATTTAAATATGCGTTATGAACGTATTCTCCCTGGCGATTTGTTGGATATTGCTCATCAACAAGAATTAAAGGGCGTAAAAGTCCATGTTGAAGATGGTGAATCTCAAGCGCTACAGAAGATGAATAGCCAGCAATTGCAGTGCTTTAAGGAAAAGGCGGCAAACTATGGTCTGGATATTCATATAGAAACGAGCGCATCGGATCGGGAGACATTGGCTGACGCCATCCGCATCGCGCAGGCAACCGGCGCAACCTCGGTGCGCTTCTACCCTCGTTACGAAGGCTATCTAAAGGATGTACTGGAGAAAATTGCCAGTGATATCGCCTGGTTGTCACAGTTTGATGATTGCGGGTTGAGCTTTACGATTGAACAGCATGAAGATTTGCAGGGCCATGAACTGGTGGCGCTGGTGAGAAATAGCGGTATGCAGAACCTCTCTATTTTGTTCGATTTTGGCAATATGATTAATGCCAATGAACAACCCCTTGCGGCATTAGAGGTTATGTCACCATTAATTACTCAGGTACATATCAAGGATGCCCGAATTATTAAAGAAGGAAAGGGCTGGGGGCATGAAGCTTGTCGTTCCGGGTATGGCGATTTACCAATGAAAGAGATGCTCAGGGCATTGTTGCTTTTAGGCGAGGATAAACCACAAGTCCTCTCTTTTGGGCTTGAAGAAGAAGTGGAATATTATGCGCCCGCATTTCGTTTCGATGATGAAGGTGATAATCCCTGGATCCCGTGGCGAGAAGCGAGCTATACCCCTTTGCCTGATACTCATCTGGTTGATGCTCGCCTGGCACAGGAAAAAGAACATGCTCTTTCGCAAATTAAATACATTCGTGATCTATGTGATGACTTTATAAATATCTAA
- a CDS encoding GntR family transcriptional regulator has product MKEKNYVDVLRERFESWLNEKNLPAGAKLPSERELCELLDAKRMTLRQVLIELEVDSRIFRKNRSGWFISSKRFIYNPKSLSSFNAEARAQGRNPFWGYLSKEAVETVPHHVDQVFQASGQRYLITGWCGLDEHKVFYHESYINAEIAPDFVPKLEDKSFARVWEEEFGYVLNIKEMVFKPVNMPEMACKELGVAPNTYGILVEKHRATHDKKVVQIDFEYWRLESVELVIRDE; this is encoded by the coding sequence ATGAAAGAGAAAAACTATGTTGATGTCCTCAGAGAGCGCTTCGAAAGCTGGCTGAATGAGAAAAATTTACCGGCTGGCGCAAAGTTACCTTCTGAGAGGGAACTTTGTGAGTTGTTGGATGCGAAGCGTATGACCTTACGTCAGGTTCTTATTGAACTTGAAGTTGACTCACGTATTTTTAGAAAAAACCGTAGTGGTTGGTTTATTTCGTCGAAGCGATTCATTTATAACCCCAAATCACTTTCAAGCTTTAATGCTGAAGCAAGAGCCCAGGGACGCAATCCATTTTGGGGGTATTTATCAAAAGAGGCCGTTGAGACCGTTCCGCACCATGTTGATCAGGTTTTTCAGGCTTCAGGTCAACGATATCTTATCACTGGATGGTGCGGGCTTGACGAGCACAAAGTATTTTATCATGAGTCTTATATTAACGCTGAAATTGCACCAGATTTTGTCCCGAAACTGGAAGACAAATCTTTTGCCCGAGTTTGGGAGGAGGAGTTTGGTTACGTGTTAAATATTAAAGAAATGGTCTTTAAACCGGTCAATATGCCGGAAATGGCTTGTAAGGAATTGGGGGTTGCACCTAATACCTACGGTATTTTGGTAGAAAAACATCGTGCGACTCATGATAAAAAGGTGGTTCAGATTGACTTTGAATACTGGCGCCTTGAGTCCGTGGAACTTGTTATTCGTGATGAATGA
- the yiiM gene encoding 6-hydroxyaminopurine reductase, translated as MHYPLNVYIGRIRDYPGSRPSAISKIQVDGELTLGDLGLEGDEQAEKKIHGGPDRALCHYPREHYAHWARELPQQADLFCAPAFGENLSTEGLTEQNVFIGDIFHWGEALIQVTQPRSPCFKLNYHFAVSDMAQLMQNSGKTGWLYRVVAGGKVSSDTPLELVSRLSDVSVHEAGAIAWSMPFDDEQYHRLLSAAGLSVSWSRTMQKRRLSGQIEDNSRRLWGK; from the coding sequence ATGCACTATCCGCTAAATGTCTACATTGGGCGCATTCGCGACTATCCCGGCAGCCGCCCGAGCGCAATAAGCAAAATTCAGGTCGATGGTGAATTAACCCTCGGCGATCTCGGCCTTGAGGGCGATGAGCAGGCGGAGAAGAAAATTCACGGCGGGCCGGACCGTGCGCTGTGCCACTATCCGCGTGAACATTATGCCCACTGGGCTCGCGAGCTGCCTCAGCAGGCGGATCTGTTCTGCGCCCCGGCGTTTGGCGAGAATCTCTCGACCGAGGGACTGACGGAGCAAAACGTCTTTATTGGCGATATCTTCCACTGGGGAGAGGCGCTGATTCAGGTGACGCAGCCGCGTTCGCCGTGCTTTAAGCTCAACTATCACTTTGCCGTCAGCGATATGGCGCAGCTGATGCAGAACAGCGGCAAAACCGGCTGGCTGTATCGGGTGGTGGCGGGCGGGAAGGTATCCAGCGATACGCCGCTAGAGCTGGTCTCCCGGCTAAGCGATGTTAGCGTGCACGAGGCTGGCGCGATCGCCTGGTCTATGCCGTTTGATGATGAACAGTACCACCGCCTGCTATCAGCGGCGGGGCTGTCAGTGAGCTGGAGCCGTACCATGCAGAAACGGCGTTTAAGCGGGCAGATCGAAGACAATTCCCGGAGATTGTGGGGGAAATAA
- the sodA gene encoding superoxide dismutase [Mn], which translates to MSYTLPALPYAYDALEPHFDKQTMEIHHTKHHQAYVNNANAALESLPEFASLSAEELITKLDQLPADKKTVLRNNAGGHANHSLFWKGLKTGTTLQGDLKAAIERDFGSVDNFKAEFEKAAATRFGSGWAWLVLKGDKLAVVSTANQDSPLMGEAISGASGFPIVGLDVWEHAYYLKFQNRRPDYIKAFWDVVNWDEAAARFAAKK; encoded by the coding sequence ATGAGTTATACACTGCCAGCCCTGCCGTACGCTTATGACGCCCTGGAACCGCACTTTGACAAGCAGACGATGGAAATCCATCACACTAAACACCACCAGGCCTACGTTAACAATGCCAACGCTGCGCTGGAAAGCCTGCCGGAATTCGCTAGCCTGTCTGCTGAAGAACTGATCACCAAACTGGATCAACTGCCGGCTGACAAAAAAACCGTTCTGCGTAATAACGCTGGCGGCCATGCTAACCACAGCCTGTTCTGGAAAGGCCTGAAAACCGGTACTACGCTGCAGGGCGACCTGAAAGCGGCTATCGAGCGTGATTTCGGTTCCGTTGATAACTTCAAAGCGGAATTTGAAAAAGCGGCTGCTACCCGTTTCGGCTCCGGCTGGGCGTGGCTGGTGCTGAAAGGCGATAAGCTGGCTGTAGTTTCTACAGCGAACCAGGATTCCCCGCTGATGGGCGAAGCTATCTCCGGCGCTTCCGGTTTCCCAATTGTGGGTCTGGACGTGTGGGAACACGCTTACTACCTGAAATTCCAGAACCGTCGCCCGGACTACATCAAAGCGTTCTGGGACGTGGTTAACTGGGACGAAGCTGCAGCGCGTTTTGCCGCCAAAAAATAA